A section of the Rossellomorea marisflavi genome encodes:
- a CDS encoding MBL fold metallo-hydrolase, with product MLFKQKSCQSEQSGVRLFECRQEAFRVQLNCYAFAAGDVLIDTGSHSLRSHFRPFIDEVNPEMVLITHHHEDHIGNASYCNSKGIPVLMNPLYRKECKEKATYPFYRRVFWGKRPAFQSEPLPEVIHSGRDVFKVISTPGHAADHVSFLKESTGQLFSGDLYVSPKTKIVLREESIPAIIRSIREILTYDFDEMFCCHAGYVKNGKKAMKLKLEYLTKIKEKVTALHHEGLGVNEIQQTMFPKKYPIMSFSRGEWDSKHIVSSILKEL from the coding sequence GTGCTTTTTAAACAAAAATCATGTCAAAGTGAGCAATCAGGAGTTCGATTGTTCGAGTGTAGACAAGAAGCATTCAGAGTTCAATTGAATTGCTATGCGTTTGCAGCCGGCGATGTCCTGATTGATACCGGTTCGCATTCGTTGCGTAGCCATTTCCGACCGTTCATTGATGAGGTGAATCCCGAAATGGTCTTGATCACGCACCATCATGAGGATCATATAGGAAACGCCTCTTATTGTAACAGCAAAGGAATCCCGGTCTTGATGAATCCTCTTTACCGTAAGGAATGTAAGGAAAAGGCAACCTACCCCTTTTACAGACGGGTATTCTGGGGTAAACGTCCTGCATTCCAATCAGAGCCGTTGCCTGAGGTCATCCATTCCGGACGGGATGTGTTTAAGGTCATCTCCACTCCGGGACATGCCGCCGATCACGTTTCATTCCTGAAAGAGTCAACCGGGCAACTATTCTCGGGGGACCTCTACGTTTCTCCTAAAACGAAAATTGTACTGCGGGAAGAAAGCATACCTGCCATCATCCGCTCGATCAGAGAAATACTCACGTATGACTTCGACGAGATGTTCTGCTGTCATGCAGGCTACGTGAAGAATGGAAAAAAAGCCATGAAGCTGAAGCTTGAGTACTTAACAAAAATTAAGGAAAAGGTGACGGCCCTGCATCATGAGGGCCTTGGAGTCAATGAGATTCAACAGACTATGTTCCCGAAAAAGTACCCGATCATGTCATTTTCCAGAGGAGAATGGGACTCCAAACATATTGTTTCGTCCATTCTCAAAGAATTATAG
- a CDS encoding sulfite exporter TauE/SafE family protein yields MTVSLIMFGLIGILIGILSSMFGFGGGFVVVPVLYAFLPDTIPHEYLMHTAIGSSLAVMIINSFNSTYNHSRKGNIKWSVFKKLAWFVAIGSLIGGIVAIFIDSEVLRYLFIALLSYILISNLVKKTFTSDREDDDFELPGKKAATVFGTGIGFISTLLGIGGSVMTIPFLRKHGMRMLNAVALATPLGLPIAIVGAISYLVSGLQVDHMPASTIGFIYLPALVGFTIGGFIGVPFGRKWAQKLPDGIFSKAYLAILAVVIIMMIVA; encoded by the coding sequence ATGACTGTTTCTCTTATCATGTTCGGCTTGATCGGGATTCTGATCGGGATTCTCTCAAGTATGTTCGGTTTCGGTGGGGGCTTCGTCGTAGTACCGGTGCTGTATGCATTCCTGCCCGACACGATCCCTCATGAATACCTCATGCACACAGCCATCGGATCATCCCTTGCCGTCATGATCATCAACTCATTCAACTCAACCTATAATCACTCAAGAAAAGGAAACATCAAGTGGTCTGTCTTCAAGAAGCTGGCCTGGTTCGTTGCGATTGGATCGCTCATCGGTGGAATCGTGGCCATCTTCATCGACAGCGAGGTGCTGCGATACCTCTTCATCGCCCTGCTCTCCTATATCCTGATAAGCAATTTGGTGAAGAAGACGTTCACCTCGGATCGGGAGGACGATGACTTTGAGCTTCCAGGAAAAAAGGCTGCGACTGTCTTCGGTACAGGGATCGGATTCATCTCCACCCTCCTCGGCATCGGTGGGAGCGTCATGACCATCCCGTTTCTCCGGAAACATGGCATGCGCATGCTGAATGCTGTCGCACTGGCGACCCCACTCGGTCTCCCCATTGCCATTGTAGGGGCAATCAGCTACTTGGTTTCAGGTTTGCAGGTAGACCATATGCCTGCATCCACAATTGGATTCATTTATCTCCCTGCTCTTGTAGGTTTCACGATAGGGGGGTTCATCGGGGTCCCATTCGGAAGAAAATGGGCACAGAAGCTGCCTGACGGAATCTTTTCAAAAGCCTATCTTGCCATACTGGCCGTCGTGATCATCATGATGATTGTGGCGTAA
- a CDS encoding TIGR04104 family putative zinc finger protein: protein MVACTSCQNKWKGRDIWRLGFSKEGKSCPHCGTTQYISAESQRMMSLGFISVVAILLFPFIIKLSGEKEPLW, encoded by the coding sequence GTGGTGGCTTGTACAAGCTGTCAGAATAAATGGAAGGGACGAGATATTTGGAGGCTTGGTTTCTCCAAAGAAGGAAAAAGCTGTCCTCACTGTGGTACCACCCAATATATTTCTGCCGAGTCGCAGAGGATGATGAGCCTGGGATTCATCAGTGTGGTGGCCATTCTGCTTTTCCCTTTCATCATCAAGCTGAGCGGAGAGAAAGAGCCCCTCTGGTGA
- the ytvI gene encoding sporulation integral membrane protein YtvI, with product MNRVLVKRVIMFVLLLVAFVFVYIYFSVFLPIFLALLTAMVMEPLVKWVKKLLKSEKRLLPVIIVFTTFMLVCAWGLYFTVTRVFNSLYEWSLNIPVYAKDIQIFVNDQVIRFNEFIDEVPQGDRIVKEIEKQSQGLTDTAVHLTSQLINAIGSALQSIPNMVFVTLIYLITFFLFSLDLPKLLNMFFNFFKPETSGKLRFVFQKMSKVFMGYWKAQFILSIGVFLITYIALLFISPKVALIMSIIIWLVDIIPLYVGPALVLAPWGLLAMILGDMNGGLALIVLAAVITIVRRAIEPKILGDSIGLAALPTVLTMYFGFVFFGVMGLILGPFVYIAIRSAKEAGLFQLNKG from the coding sequence TTGAATCGAGTTCTAGTTAAACGCGTCATCATGTTTGTGCTTCTCCTTGTTGCTTTTGTGTTTGTGTATATTTACTTTTCGGTGTTCCTCCCCATATTCCTTGCCCTTTTGACAGCCATGGTCATGGAACCGCTTGTCAAGTGGGTGAAGAAGCTCCTTAAATCTGAGAAACGTCTCCTACCAGTCATCATCGTCTTCACCACGTTCATGCTCGTGTGTGCATGGGGACTGTATTTCACGGTGACAAGGGTGTTTAATTCCTTGTATGAATGGTCGTTGAATATTCCGGTCTACGCAAAGGATATTCAGATTTTTGTCAATGATCAGGTGATCCGCTTCAATGAATTCATCGATGAAGTCCCGCAGGGTGATCGGATTGTCAAAGAGATCGAGAAACAGTCCCAAGGACTGACCGACACAGCCGTGCATCTGACTTCGCAGCTGATCAATGCCATCGGTTCAGCGCTTCAGTCAATTCCAAATATGGTATTTGTCACTCTGATCTATCTCATCACCTTTTTCCTCTTCAGTCTGGATCTGCCGAAGCTTTTGAATATGTTCTTCAATTTCTTCAAGCCGGAAACATCGGGTAAACTTCGCTTTGTATTCCAGAAGATGAGCAAAGTGTTCATGGGGTACTGGAAGGCTCAATTCATCTTGAGTATCGGAGTATTCCTGATCACCTACATCGCATTATTATTCATCTCGCCAAAGGTTGCTCTCATCATGAGCATCATTATCTGGCTCGTCGATATCATCCCCCTTTATGTGGGACCGGCACTGGTGCTTGCGCCATGGGGCCTACTCGCCATGATTCTGGGAGACATGAACGGAGGACTGGCTTTGATCGTTCTCGCGGCTGTGATCACCATCGTCCGCCGTGCCATCGAGCCGAAGATCCTTGGGGACTCGATCGGCCTTGCTGCCTTGCCGACCGTGTTGACCATGTACTTCGGATTCGTCTTCTTCGGAGTGATGGGGCTGATCCTTGGACCATTCGTATATATCGCCATCCGCTCTGCCAAGGAAGCGGGCCTTTTCCAACTGAATAAAGGATAA
- a CDS encoding MFS transporter, whose translation MNTQRWMSRQFFTFYLTWGIFLPYWTGWMINSKGVTVAEASLIMSLGLVIRGLSTLFAFPYLSSKFSSKMLLNGMGIGTFLAILLCIPASSYWTLMAVVLLLHFFYPTLMPALDTAAGVLVQNKQLKHYGKSRSWGSLGFVIGGLILTLFTSKLGDGVIIWALLIGLFLLLGLGMLKAPDILSNKPKPLPAVRGAMLKLFKVKHFGLVLVIVILLQAAHASYYNYGYIFLQEIDAPKSWIGAIMNIGVIAEILFFLVADRLFRNVSVGTMLATAALGSTVRWLLVFAFPSVAVFSVSQLLHACSFAMGHYAFMQYLIKNIAPKDVPKAQGIYSALALSWSTAIFTLFGGFLYEIDPRYAFLGMIVCTIPSFIIALVYRKIQKNDRSAQSSLAS comes from the coding sequence ATGAATACACAACGCTGGATGAGTAGACAATTTTTCACCTTTTATCTTACATGGGGGATCTTCCTGCCGTATTGGACGGGCTGGATGATCAACTCGAAGGGGGTAACGGTGGCAGAGGCAAGCTTGATCATGAGTCTTGGGCTCGTGATCCGAGGACTCTCCACCCTGTTCGCCTTCCCCTATCTTTCTTCTAAATTCAGCAGCAAGATGCTTTTGAACGGCATGGGGATCGGGACCTTTCTCGCCATCCTTCTTTGCATCCCGGCAAGTTCCTACTGGACCCTCATGGCTGTTGTCCTGCTGCTGCACTTCTTCTATCCTACGCTCATGCCTGCACTCGACACGGCGGCCGGTGTCCTTGTGCAGAACAAACAGCTGAAGCATTACGGGAAAAGCCGCTCGTGGGGGTCCCTCGGCTTCGTCATCGGTGGACTGATCCTCACACTGTTCACAAGTAAGCTTGGCGATGGGGTCATCATCTGGGCCTTATTAATCGGGCTGTTTCTCTTGCTCGGACTCGGGATGCTGAAGGCTCCAGATATCCTGTCGAATAAGCCGAAGCCCTTGCCGGCCGTCCGAGGGGCCATGCTCAAGCTGTTCAAGGTGAAACATTTCGGCCTTGTCCTTGTCATCGTCATCCTGCTACAAGCTGCCCATGCGTCTTACTACAACTACGGGTACATCTTCCTTCAGGAAATCGATGCGCCAAAGTCCTGGATCGGGGCCATCATGAACATCGGGGTCATCGCTGAAATCCTGTTCTTCCTCGTGGCAGACCGCTTATTCCGGAACGTATCTGTCGGGACGATGCTTGCAACGGCCGCACTCGGTTCGACCGTCCGCTGGCTCCTTGTCTTCGCCTTCCCGAGCGTCGCCGTGTTCTCGGTTTCACAGCTTCTGCACGCCTGCTCATTTGCCATGGGACACTATGCGTTCATGCAGTATCTGATCAAGAACATCGCACCGAAGGACGTCCCGAAGGCGCAGGGCATCTATTCCGCCCTCGCCCTCAGCTGGAGCACCGCCATCTTCACCCTGTTTGGAGGATTTCTGTACGAAATCGATCCGCGCTACGCGTTTTTGGGAATGATCGTCTGCACCATCCCATCATTCATCATCGC
- the yeiL gene encoding transcriptional regulator YeiL — protein sequence MKKITGSTRQSIMKRHSIGSFFSFPMERHLEVHVFERDEWLIREGTRPDYFYYVIEGKAKIYVTYSNGKVSLINFVNAHDFIGEMELVNEVYYSKGIQALTRTVCYAVPLESFRDQLLEDATFLRELTKFLTLKATAMSAKYSQTLSFPLENRLADFILQTADGTVYKEKHVTVCDFLGVSYRHLLHVLSSFTQKGYIRKEGTRYIIIDARALEVLAELLRNES from the coding sequence ATGAAGAAAATCACAGGTTCCACAAGACAAAGCATCATGAAACGTCATTCCATAGGGTCCTTCTTTTCCTTTCCCATGGAACGGCATCTGGAAGTCCACGTGTTCGAGCGTGATGAATGGCTGATCCGGGAAGGGACAAGGCCGGACTATTTTTATTATGTAATCGAAGGAAAGGCGAAAATCTATGTGACATATTCCAACGGAAAAGTCTCCTTGATCAACTTTGTGAATGCCCATGACTTCATCGGTGAGATGGAGCTTGTGAACGAAGTATATTATTCTAAGGGAATCCAGGCACTTACAAGAACGGTCTGCTATGCTGTTCCACTCGAATCATTCCGCGATCAGCTGCTAGAAGACGCCACGTTCTTGAGGGAGTTGACCAAGTTCCTTACGTTGAAGGCGACTGCCATGTCGGCCAAGTATTCTCAAACCCTGTCTTTTCCACTCGAGAATCGACTGGCCGATTTCATCCTCCAGACGGCGGACGGTACTGTCTATAAAGAGAAGCACGTGACGGTCTGCGATTTCCTTGGCGTTTCGTACAGACATCTCCTTCATGTGCTCTCATCCTTTACACAAAAAGGATACATCAGGAAAGAAGGAACCCGTTACATCATCATCGATGCCAGGGCACTTGAGGTCCTGGCCGAACTTCTGAGAAATGAAAGCTGA